TCTACACCTCCGTGGAGGAACTACAGGAGAATCTGGACAGATGGCTCCATCACTACAATTACGAAAGGCCTCACCGGGGCTATCGCAACATGGGCAGACGACCCATTGAAACGATTGAAGCGGCTCTCGCTGCCAAAGAGCTAACAAAACAAGAACAGGTGGTGTAAGCTGCCTCACCGAAGAGTAACTGACTGTCCGGGAAGAGGTTGATTTTTACATTTCATCCAACGCCCGGCATAAGCGGGAATAGCCTGACAGGGCTATGATCCGCTTCATGCCGTTGTTGTGGCATTTCATAGCCCTCTTTTCAGTGAAGCCAGTTGATCAGATAGCCCAAGTATGTCGAAACGCTCCCGGTATATGCGCTGAAATACAGAAAGTGCGCACGTACCGATCTGAGCACAGGTTTTTAGCGCAAGCACAAGAGCAGGCTCGTTTCCTACAAGATAGCCGGACTCAAATGTCAACTTGGTACCGTTCACCGTTTGTTTCATAACGGTGAAAACGGCTTGCTCATTGGGGTGGCCCCCGAGGTCGATTGTCCGATCGTATAGCTCCTGAGCGACGTCATGAAGTTTGAGATCCTCAGATCGGAGCGCTTTCAGAAGATTCCGTATAGTAAAAGTTTTTCTCACGGCCTTATTGCTCTTTTCGTCATCATGTCGTCTCAGCCATATCTCACGACTTTCGGCATTTCGGCTCACATAGAAGCCATAGAGGGCATTTTCCAAGCAACCACGCAAAACAATATAAGTCTCAGGCGTTTGTCCACTCAAGGCAAGGCGAACGCTCCCCAAGTAGGCAGAATGGGAGCGAAATAAAAAGAAAGAAGCAAACCAATCGGGAGTTCTGTCTATGTTGTGTGTGATAGCGTCGAAGACAAGATGGATGTCCTTCAAAATACTGTACCAATCCTTCACGTTATGAAACGTTGCAAAGGTATTGTGCCATGCGTTCTCAATGAATTCAGAGAGCGAATCCTGTCCCCACCCAGGGGGTATCTTCTTCTCCTCTATCTTTTCATCATTCATCTTGGTCTCTTGCCATAACGCCCGGCATCAACGGCTTGTTCGCTGAATGCCGTTGTTGTGCGGCGCATCGGAATCATTGAACAACCTTTGTACCTGGTTGATCACGGTTGTCGGAAGTTCAATGTTCAGAGGTACTGCAACACTCTTGAACAATTCGAGACTCCACTTCCACGACTCGCGATAGGCCGCGTATAGCACCCTCGATTCTGCGCCGGCTGTGCATGCCAGGTAGCGATTATACGCGACCGCGGAAAGATCCTTTTCCAGTGCGCGCGATGGCGGCGGCCAGTGGTCTGTCGACCCTTCGTGGAGGCGAACCAGCTTGAGCAGGTTTTCATGGGATTTGCTGAGCAAAGCCCAGGCGCGGGCATATTCTCCCCGATTTAGAAGATTGGCGCCAAAGAGCATCAGACTGATGAGGTTCAATGCGAGCCCTTCTACAAGTGGCGCGCCTTCACGTTTCGGAGGACCGCCCACAAGGGCACTCGCGTATTGTGACAGCTCGCCGGATCGGTCCAGCAAAACAGCCGCATCGAGCGAGGGAAACCACCCGTAGCCTTGCCATGTGGAAATAATCGGTATGTCCGATTTGCGCATGAAGTGGAATTCACCGCGAATGCCGTTTTCAAAAAGTGCTGTGTAGTTGTCAACATCGGATGATTTTGTCCCTTTTTTAGCGGAATAAAATGTCCCCTGACCATTGGTTCGTTACATTTCATCATCATCGGTTTCATCTTTCATGTCCAGAGCCTTTGGTACCGTTCCCAAGATGCCTGCTTTGCGTTTTTCTTTGAGTCGATAACTTTCACCTTTGATGTTAAACGTTGTGCAATGATGAAGAAGTCGATCAAGAATCGCTGTGGCCAGCACCTGGTCGTTGAAGATTTCTCCCCAGTCTACGAAGGACTTGTTCGACGTGATAATCGTCGAGGCCTTCTCATAGCGTCTCGTGAGGAGTCGGAAGAAGAGTCCTGCTTCGTCTCTGCTCATGGGAAGATATCCCATCTCATCAATAATCAGCACCTTGGGATAAAAAAACTGCTGCAGCTGCCGTTCAACGCGGTTTTCCATCCGTGCTTTGGTAAGGCGGGTGATCATGGACTCCAGGGTCATGAACAACACCTTGTGACCTGCCTCAAGGGCCTTCATTCCCAAGGCGATCGCCAAGTGGGTCTTCCCCACACCGGGAGGGCCCAGGATGATGATATTTTCAGCGCGATCCACAAACCCGAGGGTGGCAAGTTCACGGACAACCTTCCTGTCGATGCTGGGCTGGAAGGTGAAATCGAACTGCTCCAGAGTTTTCACCCAGGGAAAACGGGTGGCCCTCAGGCGGGATTCCATCCCCCTCTGATGCCTGCCGTTCCATTCCGTCTGCAGGACCTCGGTGAGAAACTCCCGATACCCAAGATCCCGCTTCGCCGCTTGTTCGCAGACAGCGTCTAACTGGCAGGACAGATGATCCATTTTCATTTTTTCAAGGAGCCCGGTCAGTTGCATGGAATCACCTCCTCATATACCGATAGTTTCCGGTGCTCCACTTGAAACGCCCTGCGCCAGAGGTCGGTATGATGAGCCGGGACGCTCACCCAGCCTTCAGAAACACAACGGAGCGTATGCTCAGCCACAATGACATCGTCGGCAGAAACGGTGAGCCTCCCGTCCAGACTGATGCGGATCGCCACTGTCTGTCCGCACAGTGCCGACGGAACGCTGTAGCGGTTTCCCCGGATGTCGATGTACCCATCCCAGCTCACTGTCCGGTGCCCCCGGTAAGAGGTGTCGTATCGAACGGCAGGCAACGGACCAAGAAACGGTTCCTCACGGGAAAATCGGTCCCGTACCACCTCTTTGACCGTACCGTGGACCCTCTGGTCTGCCACGTCCTCCAGCCACCGCTCCGCCAGGCTGTTCATGTGGGCAAAACTCTCAAATGCCCGGTAACGGACAAAAAAGTTGTTCTTGATATACCCGACCATCCGTTCGTCTTTCCCTTTCGTCCGCGCACGGTATGGACGGCAGGCCCTGGGGGTGAAACCATACCAGCCGGCAAAATCGAGAAACCGCTCGTTAAATCGCACACGATCCCCGATACGATGGCTGATCACGGTGCTCCTCTGGTTGTCAACCAGCACTTCCCGACACACGCCGCCAAAATGCTCGCACGAACGGAGCATCCCCTCATAGGTGTGCTCGGCGTCGTTGCTGTCGGTGCACCAGAAATGAAACCTCCTGGAATACCCCAGGGTGTTGACACTGAAATAAACTTTCCTATGACGGCCGGCAACTGTCGTTCTGCATCTGCCTGCCGGGATCGGTCTCAAAACGCACCGTCGCACGGCTCTCCCGTAATGGACGCTTGGGTCTCATATAATCACGCACAATGGTCGTACCACCGGTGTATCCGCGGCTCTGAATCTCCCGGTAAATGACCTCCCCGTTCCATACGTTGGCACGAAGCAACTCGTCGATCACCGGCTTGAACTCATCCAGCTTGCTGACTCTCGCCCTGGGACGTCTCCCCGACGGCGGCCCGCCTCGCTTCAGCGCCCGGCGGATCGTCTTCGGGTGGACACCCAACTGCTTCGCGACATCCTTCTGGTAGACACCCCTTGCAATCTGTGCTTTAATTTCCATCCAGTCCTCCTTGGTAATCATAACGGCTACCTCCAACGTATTTGCAAATACCCTGAAGGTATACCAAAAAGTTTATCTTGGAGGACATTTTATTCCGCTGTTCCAGGTACATTTAACACTGATGGTGACATAGTGGCCGAAGTCGTCCGGAAAGTAAGCCGCAACCGGATTGACTGCATTAAGCCACGAGCGCTGCTCGAAGCTCTCAAATGAACCATCCTGAATGAACACCGCGAATTCGATATCAGAGAACGCGTCACCCTCTCCGATAGCAAATGAGCCGAACATCAATGCCGCGGCTATTCGTGCATCCTCATGACAAGCTTCTCTGAAGCGTTCGATCATTTCCTGCTGAAGCATTGAAACCTCCGGGGAAAATTGTTTCGCATTCGCCCTGTTCAAAGAGTCAAAACTGCATCCGCGCACAGCCAGAAAAGCTTCTCGCGTATGGCGGTTCTCGATTGCCATGAACGCTCATCCCATTCCGCGCAGCTCAAATCGTCCCCACCATATAATACCTGCCCTAAGCTTGCACCACGAAATTGCGCAACTGCTATCATGCCCGCGCTTTCCATTTCTACGGCAAGACAGCCTTCTTTTTTCCTCATGGCTATCCTATCCGGTGTCTCCCTGAAAGGCGCATCGGTCGTCCACGTTTTACCGATATGGTGCGGAATGTTCATATTTCGCAAGGTGTTTGCAAGGGCCTTCACCCCCGCTTCGTGCGCAAATACTTCCCGGCTTGGTGGCAGGTAATGATAGGAAACGCCTTCGTCACGGATTGCGCTGGATACAACCAGTAAGCTGCCAACCGCCATATGTTTATCCAGAATACCACAACCTCCACAAACCATAAATTTCCGACAGCCATAAGCGATGACTTTTTCGAGCAGGCCTGCGGCCAGTGGCGCACCAACCCCTGGATGGAAGAATGCCAATCTCTGATCACGGTATTCAATTTCATAAACGGGATGAGGTCCATCCTCCCAATAGTCTATTACCAATACCTTTGCATTGTGTTCGATTACCACTTTATCAATCACTTCCCTGAAAAAACAGACTACACAATGCTCAGGCATATCCAGAGGCATGATAACCTTTGAAGGTTCGATAAAAGCAATACGGGTTGAGTCGTACTCAAGAATTGGAAATTTCATATTCATAAGTTTTCAGGGTAGCCCAACAAATTATTCACTTGACCCGGCTATCTTTATATTTTGGATGTTATACACAAAGAAGAGCCCGGGTTTATTCCGTCATATCTTCCTTCCTGTTTAACCGCTAATTAACGCGAATAAACGCTAATATTTTCTTTAAATTCGCGTTCATTAGCGTCCATTCGCGGTTTCATTTCTTCCCTCCGACTGTTACCTCCACGATCTTTATCATATCATTCCCAAAGATATCAACCACCTTGACCGCTATTTTATAGCATCTTGGTGCGCATTCATGAAACACGTTTTTCAGTTCAAGGGTACGATCTTTTTTAG
The genomic region above belongs to Deltaproteobacteria bacterium and contains:
- a CDS encoding transposase, translated to YTSVEELQENLDRWLHHYNYERPHRGYRNMGRRPIETIEAALAAKELTKQEQVV
- a CDS encoding nucleoside phosphorylase, with the protein product MKFPILEYDSTRIAFIEPSKVIMPLDMPEHCVVCFFREVIDKVVIEHNAKVLVIDYWEDGPHPVYEIEYRDQRLAFFHPGVGAPLAAGLLEKVIAYGCRKFMVCGGCGILDKHMAVGSLLVVSSAIRDEGVSYHYLPPSREVFAHEAGVKALANTLRNMNIPHHIGKTWTTDAPFRETPDRIAMRKKEGCLAVEMESAGMIAVAQFRGASLGQVLYGGDDLSCAEWDERSWQSRTAIREKLFWLCADAVLTL
- a CDS encoding ATP-binding protein; translation: MQLTGLLEKMKMDHLSCQLDAVCEQAAKRDLGYREFLTEVLQTEWNGRHQRGMESRLRATRFPWVKTLEQFDFTFQPSIDRKVVRELATLGFVDRAENIIILGPPGVGKTHLAIALGMKALEAGHKVLFMTLESMITRLTKARMENRVERQLQQFFYPKVLIIDEMGYLPMSRDEAGLFFRLLTRRYEKASTIITSNKSFVDWGEIFNDQVLATAILDRLLHHCTTFNIKGESYRLKEKRKAGILGTVPKALDMKDETDDDEM